A region of Hoplias malabaricus isolate fHopMal1 chromosome 12, fHopMal1.hap1, whole genome shotgun sequence DNA encodes the following proteins:
- the LOC136711037 gene encoding pregnancy-specific beta-1-glycoprotein 5-like — translation MAHSVATLLFILSSVGPAFGVVYLQIGTNYTLQPKITGKPQNILWKFKGTKVVEYENNNYYWYKDYESRGQLDILSGNLELKNLRKDDTGLYQSEIQVDGRLHNSDHNIEVMGPVFGVVSCRTGTNYTLQPKITGKPQNILWKFKGTKVVEYENNNYYWYKDYESRGQLDIQSGNLELKNLRKDDTGLYQSEIQVDGRLHNSDHNIEVMGPVFGVVYLQTGTNYTLQPKITGKPQNILWKFKGSKMVEYGNSNLDWYKDYESRGKLDIQSGDLTLKNLRKDDTGLYQSEIQVDGRLHFSDHNIEVMDGISQPKVSCQDEVTLTCSVDPGVQAEFEWTGPDGFEATGERLNISQVIISKIDSVFFCTAKNKVSESRTSFILKDCYKDAGHYCK, via the exons GTCCTGCTTTTGGTGTTGTGTATCTTCAGATTGGGACAAATTACACTTTGCAACCTAAAATAACGGGGAAACCTCAGAATATTCTGTGGAAATTCAAAGGCACCAAAGTGGTTGagtatgaaaataataattattattggtATAAAGACTATGAATCCAGAGGACAACTTGACATTCTGTCTGGAAACCTCGAACTTAAGAATCTGAGGAAAGATGACACTGGTCTGTATCAGTCTGAAATCCAGGTGGATGGAAGGCTACATAATTCTGACCATAACATTGAAGTGATGG gtCCTGTATTTGGTGTTGTGTCTTGTCGGACTGGGACAAATTACACTTTGCAACCTAAAATAACTGGGAAACCTCAGAATATTCTGTGGAAATTCAAAGGCACCAAAGTGGTTGagtatgaaaataataattattattggtATAAAGACTATGAATCCAGAGGACAACTTGACATTCAGTCTGGAAACCTCGAACTTAAGAATCTGAGGAAAGATGACACTGGTCTGTATCAGTCTGAAATCCAGGTGGATGGAAGGCTACATAATTCTGACCATAACATTGAAGTGATGG GTCCTGTATTTGGTGTTGTGTATCTTCAGACTGGGACAAATTACACTTTGCAACCTAAAATAACAGGGAAACCTCAGAACATTCTGTGGAAATTCAAAGGCAGCAAAATGGTTGAGTATGGAAACTCTAACCTGGATTGGTATAAAGACTATGAATCCAGAGGAAAACTTGACATTCAGTCTGGAGACCTCACACTTAAGAATCTGAGGAAAGATGACACTGGTCTGTATCAGTCTGAAATCCAGGTGGATGGAAGGCTACATTTTTCTGACCATAACATTGAAGTGATGG ATGGAATTTCTCAGCCAAAAGTGAGCTGCCAAGATGAAGTAACACTTACGTGCTCAGTGGATCCTGGAGTTCAGGCGGAATTTGAATGGACTGGGCCGGATGGCTTTGAGGCCACTGGGGAAAGATTAAACATCTCTCAAGTAATTATCAGCAAGATTGACTCAGTCTTCTTCTGTACTGCAAAGAACAAAGTGAGCGAAAGCAGGACATCGTTCATCCTTAAGGACTGCTACAAAGACGCAGGTCattattgtaaataa